A region of Salinibacter sp. 10B DNA encodes the following proteins:
- the radC gene encoding DNA repair protein RadC: MGSANSSSAESGADSSCESSGEPSLLYHVPIHEWDPSDQPREKLLQHGPTVLSDAEVLALLLGSGTRTSDGPVSAVELGRSLLQSYGSLHAVSQRKPKELTRTQGIGPAKAAKLTAAFEAGRRVESQRQQDERVQVTCPEDVADVYGPLMRDLQKEVFKVVHLNTANVIIGDYTVSEGGLSSSIVEPRGVFEQAILDDAAAVLCLHNHPSGNPEPSREDIRITRQLVEAGETMGIPVHDHLIIAGTDHTSLAERGVIG; encoded by the coding sequence ATGGGATCCGCCAATTCGTCGTCCGCAGAATCGGGGGCCGACTCTTCTTGTGAGTCGTCGGGGGAGCCGTCTCTGCTCTATCACGTACCGATTCACGAGTGGGACCCCTCGGACCAGCCCCGTGAGAAGCTGTTACAGCATGGGCCCACGGTGCTCTCCGACGCTGAGGTGCTGGCGCTGTTGCTTGGCTCGGGCACCCGTACGAGTGATGGACCTGTCTCCGCGGTCGAACTCGGACGGTCGCTTCTGCAGAGCTACGGCTCACTTCATGCCGTATCTCAGCGCAAACCAAAGGAGCTGACCCGCACGCAGGGCATCGGTCCGGCCAAAGCGGCCAAGCTTACGGCGGCCTTCGAGGCCGGACGTCGGGTCGAGTCGCAGCGGCAGCAGGACGAGCGGGTGCAGGTAACCTGTCCCGAGGACGTGGCGGACGTGTACGGGCCTCTCATGCGTGATCTGCAGAAAGAGGTCTTCAAGGTCGTGCACCTCAATACCGCCAATGTCATCATCGGCGACTACACCGTCAGCGAAGGTGGGCTTTCGTCGAGCATCGTGGAGCCGCGCGGGGTGTTTGAGCAGGCCATCCTCGATGACGCGGCGGCCGTCCTCTGTCTTCACAACCATCCGTCCGGCAATCCGGAACCGAGCCGAGAGGACATTCGCATCACCCGTCAGCTGGTGGAGGCCGGCGAAACAATGGGGATTCCGGTGCACGACCATCTCATCATTGCTGGAACCGACCACACGTCACTGGCCGAGCGGGGCGTGATCGGATAG
- a CDS encoding sugar kinase, with product MLDVVTLGEAMIQMTPTQSGLLRHARQFERYVGGAEANVAIGLVRLGHEAGWMSRVGADEFGACVQSTIRGEGVDVSRVVEDAEAPTGVYFKERRRSDMTRVYYYRDHSAASRMAPADLDADYIAQAEYLHLTGITPALSETCRETVWEALRIAEAKEVAVSLDPNVRRKLWSEEEARTELCDMMPYVHTVLTGKGEAALLTDESDPAAAARALREMGPKQVVVRLGEEGALVVSEDGRLERRASIDVEVVDVVGAGDAFTAGYLAGQLRGRTIGQSLRLGNVAGGLATTVAGDSEGIPTWAEVQMFLNDETQTGDVDR from the coding sequence ATGCTTGACGTCGTAACACTGGGGGAGGCCATGATTCAAATGACCCCGACACAATCGGGGCTATTGCGACACGCTCGGCAGTTCGAGCGGTATGTCGGGGGCGCAGAGGCAAACGTAGCCATTGGTCTGGTGCGGCTAGGCCACGAGGCAGGGTGGATGAGTCGGGTTGGGGCCGACGAGTTTGGGGCCTGCGTGCAGTCGACCATCCGAGGAGAAGGCGTTGATGTGTCTCGAGTGGTCGAGGATGCGGAAGCTCCCACCGGCGTGTACTTTAAGGAGCGGCGCCGGTCGGATATGACACGCGTCTACTACTACCGCGACCATTCGGCCGCGAGCCGCATGGCCCCGGCAGATCTGGACGCGGACTATATTGCCCAGGCGGAGTATCTCCACCTGACCGGCATTACGCCCGCCTTGAGCGAGACGTGTCGGGAGACGGTGTGGGAGGCCCTGCGGATTGCAGAGGCAAAGGAGGTGGCCGTATCGCTCGATCCCAACGTGCGCCGAAAGTTATGGTCGGAGGAAGAGGCGCGCACTGAACTCTGTGACATGATGCCGTATGTCCACACGGTGCTCACAGGGAAAGGAGAGGCGGCCCTTTTGACCGATGAGAGCGATCCGGCAGCGGCCGCTCGGGCGCTGCGTGAGATGGGGCCGAAACAGGTCGTCGTGCGGCTCGGAGAGGAGGGGGCCCTTGTCGTCAGTGAAGACGGTCGTCTTGAGCGACGAGCGTCCATCGACGTGGAGGTAGTAGATGTCGTGGGGGCCGGCGATGCCTTTACGGCCGGATATTTAGCAGGACAACTCCGAGGACGAACGATCGGGCAGTCGCTACGGCTGGGCAATGTGGCGGGTGGACTCGCCACAACCGTCGCTGGGGACTCAGAGGGCATCCCGACCTGGGCGGAGGTGCAGATGTTCTTGAATGACGAGACGCAGACGGGCGACGTGGACCGGTAG
- a CDS encoding LacI family DNA-binding transcriptional regulator: MAESSRVTLSDIAERLDLTKVSISKALRDHPDISTETKAKVQEAAREMGYTPNRLARSLTTNRTATIGVVVPKLDHNFFADALQGINERASEHDYEIILCVSEEQEAAERRHLRTLLSMQVDGLLISVSEETESVDIFEQIEEEEVPLVFFDRVLDSVSASRVVVDDEKGAYQATEHALQAGHDTIAHVAGTSNVGIGQRRRAGYEAALREHGIPVDEALIVEGGFDEMHGYQATNALLERGRVPDAIFAVTFPVALGVGDAIREQDHLRQEDIQIYSFGQHGLNRFFAYPHVSICQPAQKMGREAFSMLLDEMQDPNREPREIQIPTHVIEPDDITPPYLKERGEG, encoded by the coding sequence ATGGCAGAGTCCTCACGCGTCACGCTTAGCGACATCGCCGAGCGCCTCGACCTGACGAAGGTCAGCATCTCGAAGGCTCTCCGCGATCACCCCGACATTTCGACAGAGACGAAGGCGAAGGTGCAGGAGGCGGCCCGGGAAATGGGATACACGCCGAACCGGCTGGCCCGCTCCCTCACGACCAATCGGACGGCCACGATTGGGGTCGTTGTGCCGAAGCTTGACCACAACTTCTTCGCCGATGCCCTTCAGGGGATTAATGAACGGGCCTCCGAGCACGACTATGAAATCATTCTTTGTGTGAGCGAGGAGCAGGAAGCGGCCGAGCGCCGACACCTCCGCACACTGCTCTCAATGCAGGTCGACGGTCTGCTCATCTCAGTGTCGGAAGAAACGGAGAGTGTCGACATTTTTGAGCAGATTGAAGAGGAAGAGGTGCCCCTGGTGTTTTTCGATCGGGTCCTCGACAGCGTGTCTGCCAGTCGGGTGGTCGTGGACGACGAGAAAGGGGCGTATCAGGCCACCGAACATGCCCTTCAGGCCGGGCACGACACGATTGCACACGTAGCAGGGACATCGAATGTAGGCATTGGACAACGCCGCCGAGCAGGGTATGAGGCTGCCCTACGGGAGCATGGGATTCCCGTGGATGAGGCCTTGATTGTGGAAGGAGGCTTTGATGAGATGCACGGATACCAGGCCACAAATGCATTGCTTGAACGAGGCAGGGTGCCCGATGCCATCTTTGCGGTTACATTTCCCGTTGCGCTGGGCGTGGGCGATGCCATCCGAGAGCAGGACCACCTCCGACAAGAAGACATCCAAATCTACTCGTTTGGCCAGCACGGACTGAACCGCTTCTTTGCGTATCCGCACGTTTCGATCTGTCAGCCAGCACAAAAGATGGGGCGGGAGGCCTTCTCTATGCTCCTAGACGAGATGCAGGATCCCAACCGAGAGCCACGGGAGATCCAGATTCCGACCCACGTGATTGAGCCAGACGACATTACCCCTCCGTATCTGAAAGAGAGAGGAGAGG